From Anticarsia gemmatalis isolate Benzon Research Colony breed Stoneville strain chromosome 3, ilAntGemm2 primary, whole genome shotgun sequence, one genomic window encodes:
- the EMC5 gene encoding ER membrane protein complex subunit 5 yields MGSSVHKIIVIVGFISLFHSAFSAAQHRSYLRITSQEFTRLPLDIVVQAVTSLFAVMWGVLNVAGNLREIPAAAELNSVKWETQMNLPSFYIFNHRGRALVSTYVPSTGGKTDLENVE; encoded by the exons ATGGGTTCTTCTGtgcataaaataattgttatcgtAGGATTCATATCCCTATTCCACTCTGCCTTCTCGGCAGCCCAGC ATCGATCATACCTTCGTATCACATCACAAGAATTCACCAGATTGCCTTTGGAT ATTGTAGTTCAAGCCGTCACTAGTCTATTCGCGGTTATGTGGGGTGTTCTAAACGTGGCTGGTAATCTACGAGAGATCCCTGCAGCTGCTGAACTCAACAGTGTGAAATGGGAGACACAAATGAACTTGCCCTCGTTTTACATCTTCAACCATAGAGGGAGAGCTCTAGTATCTACATACGTGCCCAGTACTGGAGGGAAAACTGATTTAGAAAATGTAGAGTAA